The DNA sequence AATGCAACTATATTATTCAACTGATATGGCTCTAATTCTGCTACTGCATCATTATTACCCTGCAAGAATGACCTCATAACAGTTCCCTGACGGCCCCTTTTCATTGTCTGAAGGATAAAATCATCACTTGCTGCATCTAAAAATGACTGATTATTGAGGGCAGGACCAAACTCTGTGCCTTCACCCTTCTTGCCATGGCATGGCGTGCAAGTCCCTGCAAATAGTTCCTGACCTGCAGCAGGGTCGCCCCACACAGGATTAGGATTTAGCGTAATGGCTGGAACTTTCTGCCATGTCCTTAAAAATGCAATGACATCATCCACCTCTGAATCCTTTAGCCTTCCCTTCCACGCAATCATTGGTCTTCCCGGCCTGCCGTTTAAGATCGTGTACTTGAGAAAATCATCGCTTGCCATTGAAAGAAATGTCTGATTGTTCAACTGGTTGCCGATAAGATTTGAAACCTCTCCGCCGCCGCCCGAAAACCAACCCATTGGACCGCCCCTGCCCTGACCTTTATCGCCATGACAAGGAACGCAATTCTGGGCATACAACTTTGCGCCATTATCAGCACTGCTGCCTGCATAAGAGATGCCGCCTGCTATTATCAGCAGAAATGCAATTAGACCTCCTGCAAATAAGATTCCTTTCCAACTCTTTACTCTCATAATTCCTTTCACCTCCCTTGTGAATTAAAAAAAATTGTCCCTGCAATTAGTAAGCAGGGATTTGTAAAACTTAAAAATTGCACCTCCTTTCACCTTATTTAATTTAATCCAAAATTTGAACTCTGTTATTGATAAGAAAATAGGTTTTAAATAACAACATATAATACAGCAATAAATATGCCATAATTTATGGCTGTGAACAGATCAGCAATGTATGATAAATATCATAAATAAAATTAAGGCTGAAGGGTGAAAAGCATGCTTTTCACGGCTGAATAACAAGTAAGGTAAGGTTAAACAAAGGTAAAATATGGTGAATATTCACCAATGGTATGGCGGAAAATCACCAATTATGCTGCATCCCTTTGACCTTCTTCAACAGGCAGGTCAACTATTATTGTTGTGCCAAGACCTTCTGCACTCTCTATGGCAATCTTCCCCCCATGTTTTTCTATAATGCCGTGACTCACAGAAAGACCAAGTCCTGTGCCTTTCCCAACCTCTTTTGTTGTAAAGAATGGCTCAAACACCCTTTTTAGATTTACATCTGATATGCCAACGCCATTATCTTTAAAACCAACCTGTATAAACCCATTGTCTTTCTTCGTAAATATATCCATTGTCCCCCCTTTAGGCATTGCATCTATTGAATTCATCATAATATTTACAAGTGCCTGTTTAATATAGACATTGTCACCAAATACAGCATCATAGTGGTCTTCATAAGTCCTTTTTATTTCAATATTTGCATCTGCAAAAAGTTCTTTCAAAGAATATATTGAATCCTCAAGCACTTCTCTGACTAATACCCTTGTTCTGTGCAGAGGGTATCCATGTGAATATCCTTTTAACTGTCTGATTATTGTTTCAACTTTTTCAAAACTCTCAAGCACAAGATTTAAGTATTCAATCAACTGTTTTTTATTATCAGGCTCTTTTAATATGGAATTCACACAGTTCTCTATGCCATCCAGAGGATTATTGATTTCATGGGCAATGCCCGCAACAAATCTGCCGAGTGACGCCATCTTTTCAGATTGTATGATTTGTTCCTGTGCATCTTTTAACTTATTATATGCCACCTGCATTTCTTCTGTTCTCTGCTTTAACCCCTCTGCCATTTCATTAAAGACATAACCAAGTTCGCCAATCTCATCCCTTGACTTTATCCTAACCCTTGCCCCAAAATCGCCTTCTGACATATCCTTTGTTGCAGATACAAGTTTTTTAAGGGAATTGGTAAGAAAGATTCCGACAAATAAAGAGGCAATAATACTTATCATGATTTCGGCGCCAGCAATGAGAATACCCTGATTTCTTATCTTATGTATTGCAGTAATTGCGCTCTCAGGGGAAAACCCAATCCATACACGACCTATAAGTTTCTCGGCAATAATAACAGGATATGAAACATCAAACACATTGTCCTTTACCTTCAAAAAATCCACATCCTCTGCAAATGTGCCCCTCATACCCACCCTTTTCTTGTCTGTATGTGCAATAATAATGCCTTCAGGCGTCTCTACCACTGCATACACTACATCCTCGCCGCCTGACACCTGATTTACATATTCCTGTAATGAGCCTAAATCCATTGTTAGAAGGGCGTTCGTAGATGTAGTGGCAAAGAGTTCAACGGTTGTCCTTGCCCTTGCCATCATCCTATCCCGCATAGTGGCAGTATTGGTCCTCACATTATTCACCACCATGACAGTGAGCATAATCACTTCTATCAAGACAACAGATAGGACAAGTTTATATCTAAGGGAAAACGTAAACATCTGGCTATAGGCTATAGGCTATAGGCTATAGGCTATAAGTTTTAGGTTTTTCATATCACCCATTGCCCATTACCTATTGCCTGTCTTATTCACCTCCATCTGAATTCCTGTGCATAAGGCATGCCATCTTTTGAATACTCATCAGCAAGTTTACGCACAACATCATAGTCCCTGTCATCTGCTGACTCAAAACCGTTCCTGCCAAGGGCTTCAAGAACCTTTTTCCCTTCAGTGGTAGATTTATCAAGCGCCATGAGCGCATTTTTAATCTTCAAAACTGCGGATTGAGAAACCCTTGGATGATATGCAAAAGGCATCTGCGGGTGCGGCGGTGTTTCGCCGATTATTATCAAATCATTCTTTATGTGTTCATCCATTGTTTGAAATTCA is a window from the Deltaproteobacteria bacterium genome containing:
- a CDS encoding c-type cytochrome; amino-acid sequence: MRVKSWKGILFAGGLIAFLLIIAGGISYAGSSADNGAKLYAQNCVPCHGDKGQGRGGPMGWFSGGGGEVSNLIGNQLNNQTFLSMASDDFLKYTILNGRPGRPMIAWKGRLKDSEVDDVIAFLRTWQKVPAITLNPNPVWGDPAAGQELFAGTCTPCHGKKGEGTEFGPALNNQSFLDAASDDFILQTMKRGRQGTVMRSFLQGNNDAVAELEPYQLNNIVAFIRTWDKNAASRLEPWLMEGPKKK
- a CDS encoding HAMP domain-containing protein, producing the protein MFTFSLRYKLVLSVVLIEVIMLTVMVVNNVRTNTATMRDRMMARARTTVELFATTSTNALLTMDLGSLQEYVNQVSGGEDVVYAVVETPEGIIIAHTDKKRVGMRGTFAEDVDFLKVKDNVFDVSYPVIIAEKLIGRVWIGFSPESAITAIHKIRNQGILIAGAEIMISIIASLFVGIFLTNSLKKLVSATKDMSEGDFGARVRIKSRDEIGELGYVFNEMAEGLKQRTEEMQVAYNKLKDAQEQIIQSEKMASLGRFVAGIAHEINNPLDGIENCVNSILKEPDNKKQLIEYLNLVLESFEKVETIIRQLKGYSHGYPLHRTRVLVREVLEDSIYSLKELFADANIEIKRTYEDHYDAVFGDNVYIKQALVNIMMNSIDAMPKGGTMDIFTKKDNGFIQVGFKDNGVGISDVNLKRVFEPFFTTKEVGKGTGLGLSVSHGIIEKHGGKIAIESAEGLGTTIIVDLPVEEGQRDAA